A window of Paremcibacter congregatus contains these coding sequences:
- a CDS encoding glycine--tRNA ligase subunit alpha: MEKMSAGTEAPRKEKAFQTLILKLQKFWADQGCVILQPYDVEMGAGTFQAATTLRSLGAKPWKAAYVQPCRRPTDGRYGENPNRLQHYYQFQAVLKPSPDNIQELYLKSLEVLGINALEHDIRFVEDDWESPTLGAWGLGWEVWCDGMEVSQFTYFQQVGGFDCRPVMGELTYGLERLAMYIQGVDNVYDLDWNGEGVTYGDVFLQNEKEFSAYNFEIADTDRLFQHFKDAEAECALILARGEADGKYYPLPAYDQCIKASHAFNLLDARGVISVTERQAYIGRVRALAKKCCEAYLKSQGEAV; the protein is encoded by the coding sequence ATGGAAAAAATGTCGGCAGGGACGGAAGCACCTCGCAAGGAAAAGGCGTTCCAGACGCTGATCCTTAAACTCCAGAAATTCTGGGCCGATCAGGGCTGTGTAATCCTGCAGCCCTATGATGTGGAAATGGGCGCCGGGACCTTTCAGGCGGCAACCACCTTGCGCTCTCTGGGGGCAAAGCCCTGGAAAGCGGCCTATGTCCAGCCCTGTCGCAGGCCCACCGATGGCCGTTACGGCGAAAACCCCAACCGTTTGCAGCATTATTATCAATTTCAGGCCGTCCTCAAACCGTCCCCGGACAATATTCAGGAACTTTATCTGAAAAGCCTTGAGGTCTTGGGCATCAATGCGCTGGAGCATGACATCCGTTTCGTTGAGGATGATTGGGAAAGCCCGACCCTGGGCGCCTGGGGACTGGGCTGGGAAGTCTGGTGTGACGGCATGGAAGTCAGCCAGTTCACTTACTTTCAGCAGGTCGGCGGCTTTGACTGTCGCCCGGTGATGGGTGAACTGACCTACGGGTTGGAGCGACTGGCCATGTATATTCAGGGTGTCGACAATGTTTACGATCTCGACTGGAACGGCGAAGGCGTCACTTACGGCGATGTCTTCCTACAGAATGAAAAAGAATTTTCCGCTTATAATTTCGAGATTGCCGATACGGATCGCCTGTTTCAGCATTTCAAGGATGCGGAGGCGGAATGCGCCCTGATCCTGGCACGTGGCGAGGCGGACGGGAAATACTATCCCCTGCCGGCCTATGATCAATGTATCAAGGCGTCGCATGCGTTTAACCTGCTGGATGCGCGCGGTGTGATCAGCGTCACCGAGCGTCAGGCCTATATCGGCCGGGTGCGGGCGCTGGCCAAGAAATGCTGCGAAGCCTATCTTAAATCTCAGGGGGAGGCCGTCTGA
- the glyS gene encoding glycine--tRNA ligase subunit beta — protein MSAFLLELFSEEIPARMQAKAASDLKRLVSDKLKEAGLKFERAEAYVTARRLTLHIAGLDGEQPDISEERRGPRADAPEKAIDGFLKGAGVSRDQVEIREEKKGTFLYAVIEKKGRKTAEVLAEFLPDLIRTFPWPKSQRWGAKSLRWVRPLHSILCLMDGDVVSFDLGDGLSSGNITRGHRFLAPDAFEVTDFADYKAKLEATYVILDPADRKALIAEQAAKLAAEAGLTLLEDEGLLNEVVGLAEYPVVLMGEFDKDFLDVPQEALTSAMKSHQKYFSVVDADGTLANKFIFVSNMKAEDHGAKIIDGNQRVLRARLADTKFFWDQDLKHRLEDNLPKLNDIVFHAKLGTVGERVTRLVALSGHIAEKIGADVAQAKRAAELCKADLVSGMVGEFADLQGLMGKYYAEKQGEPSAVANAIAEHYSPKGPSDKCPSDPVSVSVALAEKLDSLIGFFLVNEMPTGSKDPFALRRAALGIIRLIVENKLRLNLLGLIENSKQWQNVQAVDYVEFENPREEVPALLMNFFEDRLKVHLKEQGVRHDLITAVFSLGGEDDLVRLLARVEALQSFLSTDDGANLLAGFKRAANILKAEEKKDGVTYGGAVKADLLVEPAEKALYDSLMAISAPVAEALAQEKYDLAMTHLATLRAPIDQFFEDVTVNSDDKDVRDNRLKLLTHIRTIMNGVANFSEIEG, from the coding sequence ATGAGTGCGTTTTTATTAGAACTCTTCTCCGAAGAAATCCCGGCCCGAATGCAGGCGAAAGCCGCCAGCGACCTGAAACGGCTGGTGAGCGATAAGCTGAAAGAGGCGGGCCTCAAGTTTGAGAGAGCCGAGGCCTATGTCACCGCCCGTCGCCTGACCCTGCATATTGCCGGTCTTGACGGCGAGCAACCGGATATTTCCGAAGAACGTCGCGGTCCCCGGGCCGATGCGCCGGAAAAAGCCATTGACGGCTTCCTCAAAGGCGCCGGCGTCAGCCGGGATCAGGTGGAAATCCGCGAAGAGAAGAAGGGCACCTTCCTCTATGCCGTGATTGAGAAGAAGGGCCGCAAGACGGCGGAGGTACTGGCGGAATTCCTGCCGGACTTGATCCGCACGTTCCCCTGGCCGAAGTCGCAGCGCTGGGGCGCGAAATCCTTGCGCTGGGTGCGGCCCTTGCACAGCATTCTCTGCCTGATGGACGGCGATGTGGTTTCCTTTGATCTCGGCGATGGCCTCTCCTCCGGTAATATAACCCGCGGCCATCGTTTCCTGGCCCCGGACGCCTTTGAAGTCACGGACTTTGCCGATTATAAAGCCAAGCTTGAGGCGACCTATGTCATTCTCGATCCGGCGGATCGCAAGGCGCTGATCGCGGAACAGGCGGCGAAACTCGCGGCTGAGGCCGGGCTAACCCTGCTGGAAGACGAAGGTCTGCTCAATGAAGTGGTGGGGCTTGCGGAATATCCCGTGGTGCTGATGGGCGAGTTTGATAAAGATTTTCTCGACGTGCCGCAGGAAGCCCTGACCAGCGCCATGAAAAGCCATCAGAAATATTTCTCCGTCGTGGATGCGGACGGTACACTCGCCAATAAATTTATCTTTGTCTCCAATATGAAGGCCGAAGATCACGGCGCGAAAATCATTGACGGCAATCAACGGGTTTTGCGCGCCCGTCTCGCCGATACCAAATTTTTCTGGGATCAGGACCTGAAGCATCGGCTGGAAGATAATCTGCCAAAGCTTAATGACATTGTTTTCCATGCCAAGCTGGGAACAGTGGGCGAACGGGTAACGCGCCTTGTCGCATTGTCTGGGCATATCGCCGAGAAAATTGGTGCCGATGTCGCACAGGCAAAACGCGCGGCAGAGCTGTGTAAGGCTGATCTGGTGTCCGGTATGGTCGGTGAATTCGCCGACCTGCAAGGCCTGATGGGGAAATATTACGCCGAGAAACAGGGGGAACCTTCCGCCGTGGCCAATGCCATTGCCGAGCATTATTCCCCGAAAGGCCCGAGTGACAAATGTCCTTCTGATCCGGTTTCGGTGTCGGTGGCGCTTGCGGAAAAGCTTGATAGTTTAATTGGGTTTTTCTTGGTCAACGAAATGCCGACAGGCTCAAAAGATCCCTTTGCTTTGCGTCGAGCGGCCTTGGGAATTATCCGCTTGATCGTTGAAAATAAGCTGCGCTTAAATTTATTGGGCCTGATAGAGAATTCTAAACAATGGCAAAATGTTCAAGCTGTTGACTATGTTGAATTTGAGAATCCGCGTGAGGAAGTGCCAGCTCTATTGATGAATTTCTTCGAAGACCGTCTGAAAGTTCATCTGAAAGAGCAGGGCGTGCGGCATGATCTGATCACGGCGGTTTTCTCGCTCGGCGGCGAAGATGATCTGGTGCGCCTGCTCGCGCGGGTGGAGGCTCTGCAAAGTTTCCTCTCAACAGATGATGGGGCGAACCTGCTCGCCGGATTTAAACGTGCGGCCAATATTCTTAAAGCGGAAGAGAAGAAAGACGGCGTCACTTACGGCGGGGCCGTGAAGGCTGACCTACTTGTAGAGCCCGCGGAAAAGGCGCTCTATGACAGCCTGATGGCCATCAGCGCACCGGTGGCGGAGGCCCTGGCCCAGGAAAAATATGATCTGGCGATGACACATCTGGCGACATTACGCGCGCCGATCGACCAGTTTTTTGAAGACGTCACGGTCAACAGTGACGATAAGGATGTTCGGGATAATCGACTGAAATTGCTGACACACATTCGGACCATAATGAATGGTGTGGCGAATTTCTCCGAAATTGAAGGGTGA
- the ppdK gene encoding pyruvate, phosphate dikinase codes for MTNWVYTFGDGKAEGDASMKNLLGGKGANLAEMSNIGLPVPPGFTITTEVCTYYYAHQDTYPTDLKDQVTAALTQVEKTVGATFGDAENPLLVSVRSGARVSMPGMMDTVLNLGLNDITVEGLAKQSGDPRFAYDSYRRFIQMYSDVVLGVDHYNFEELLEIHKEENGYVLDTELSAEDWKELAQAFKQKTEDVLGKPFPQDVHEQLWGAVNAVFGSWMIDRAKTYRRIHNIPGDWGTAVNVQSMVFGNMGDTSATGVTFTRDPATGENTYYGEYLINAQGEDVVAGIRTPQNLTKASRLKAGSDMPSMEEAMPDVYGELADVFVKLEAHYRDMQDIEFTVQKGKLWILQTRSGKRTAKAALKIAVDMAEDKIITEEEAILRVEPAALDQLLHPTLDPDAVKDILTIGLPASPGAACGIAVFTADEAEELAKNGKKVILVRQETSPEDIHGMHAAEGILTSRGGMTSHAAVVARGMGRPCVSGAGALHIDMDSKTIKVMGRVIQNHDILTLDGSSGEVMFGEVETVQPELSGDFSKLMGWADKIRRLKVRTNAETPLDARTAREFGAEGIGLCRTEHMFFDADRIINVRQMILSEDKAGRELALAKLLPVQKQDFVDLFTIMRGLPVTVRLLDPPLHEFLPQKAEDFASVAAAMDAPVEQLKMRAETLHEFNPMLGHRGCRLGISYPEIYEMQARAIIEAALEVSRDGGDAIVPEIMIPLVGSRKELEILKTKVSAIADEIIAASGASLDYMVGTMIELPRAALQAGEIAHEAEFFSFGTNDLTQTTYGISRDDSANFLDDYIQAGIFEQDPFVSIDQDGVGELVKIAAERGRATRADLKLGICGEHGGDPASVEFCHRIGLDYVSCSPYRVPIARLAAAQAQLKEKQA; via the coding sequence ATGACGAACTGGGTTTATACGTTTGGTGATGGCAAAGCAGAGGGCGATGCCAGCATGAAGAACCTCCTCGGCGGCAAGGGCGCTAACCTTGCCGAAATGTCAAATATCGGTCTGCCGGTGCCGCCCGGATTTACCATTACCACCGAAGTCTGCACCTATTATTACGCCCATCAGGATACCTATCCCACTGATCTGAAGGATCAGGTGACGGCGGCCTTGACCCAGGTGGAAAAAACCGTTGGCGCCACGTTCGGTGACGCGGAAAACCCGCTGCTGGTGTCGGTGCGGTCCGGCGCCCGGGTGTCCATGCCCGGCATGATGGATACGGTGCTTAACCTTGGTCTCAATGATATTACAGTCGAAGGCCTGGCCAAACAGAGCGGCGATCCCCGCTTCGCTTATGACAGCTACCGACGTTTCATTCAGATGTATTCCGATGTGGTTCTGGGCGTTGATCATTATAACTTTGAAGAGTTGCTCGAAATTCACAAAGAAGAAAACGGTTATGTCCTTGATACGGAACTTTCCGCAGAGGATTGGAAAGAACTGGCTCAGGCCTTCAAACAGAAGACCGAAGACGTGCTTGGCAAGCCTTTCCCGCAGGATGTGCATGAACAGCTCTGGGGCGCGGTCAATGCGGTCTTTGGCTCCTGGATGATCGACCGGGCGAAAACCTATCGCCGCATTCACAATATCCCCGGCGACTGGGGCACGGCGGTGAATGTCCAGTCGATGGTTTTTGGCAATATGGGCGACACCAGCGCCACTGGCGTGACCTTCACCCGCGACCCGGCCACCGGCGAGAATACCTATTATGGCGAATATCTCATCAATGCGCAGGGTGAAGATGTGGTGGCGGGCATCCGTACGCCGCAGAATCTGACCAAGGCGTCGCGGCTGAAAGCCGGTTCCGACATGCCGTCCATGGAAGAAGCGATGCCGGACGTCTACGGCGAACTGGCGGATGTTTTCGTCAAGCTCGAAGCCCATTATCGCGACATGCAGGATATCGAGTTTACCGTGCAAAAAGGCAAGCTGTGGATATTGCAGACCCGGTCCGGCAAGCGCACCGCCAAGGCGGCGCTGAAAATTGCCGTCGATATGGCCGAAGACAAAATCATCACGGAAGAAGAAGCTATTTTGCGGGTGGAACCGGCGGCGCTCGACCAGCTGCTGCATCCGACCCTTGATCCTGATGCGGTCAAGGATATCCTGACCATTGGCTTGCCGGCGTCACCGGGGGCGGCCTGCGGTATTGCCGTATTTACGGCGGATGAGGCCGAAGAACTGGCCAAGAATGGCAAGAAAGTCATTCTGGTGCGGCAGGAAACCAGCCCGGAAGATATTCATGGCATGCATGCGGCGGAAGGTATTCTCACCAGCCGTGGCGGCATGACGTCACACGCCGCCGTGGTCGCCCGCGGCATGGGGCGGCCTTGCGTCTCGGGCGCCGGCGCGCTGCATATCGATATGGACAGCAAAACCATCAAGGTGATGGGCCGCGTGATCCAGAATCATGATATTCTCACCTTGGATGGTTCCTCTGGTGAAGTGATGTTCGGCGAAGTGGAAACCGTGCAGCCGGAATTGAGCGGCGATTTCTCCAAACTGATGGGCTGGGCCGACAAAATCCGTCGTCTGAAGGTGCGCACCAACGCGGAAACGCCGCTGGACGCCCGCACCGCCCGTGAATTCGGCGCGGAAGGCATTGGCCTGTGCCGTACGGAACATATGTTCTTTGATGCGGACCGGATTATTAATGTGCGCCAGATGATCCTGTCGGAAGACAAGGCGGGGCGTGAACTGGCGCTGGCCAAACTCCTGCCGGTACAGAAACAGGATTTTGTTGATCTCTTTACCATCATGCGCGGCTTGCCGGTGACGGTGCGTCTTCTTGACCCGCCGCTACATGAATTCCTGCCGCAAAAGGCCGAGGATTTTGCCTCTGTCGCCGCCGCCATGGATGCGCCGGTGGAGCAGTTGAAAATGCGCGCTGAAACATTGCATGAATTCAACCCGATGCTTGGCCATCGCGGCTGTCGTCTCGGCATATCCTATCCGGAAATTTATGAGATGCAGGCGCGGGCGATTATTGAGGCGGCGCTGGAAGTCTCCCGGGACGGTGGTGACGCCATCGTGCCGGAAATCATGATTCCGTTGGTCGGCAGCCGGAAAGAACTCGAAATCCTGAAAACCAAAGTATCGGCCATTGCCGACGAGATCATCGCCGCCAGTGGCGCGAGCCTCGACTATATGGTCGGCACCATGATAGAGCTGCCACGGGCGGCGCTTCAGGCCGGGGAGATCGCCCATGAGGCGGAATTCTTCAGCTTTGGCACCAATGACCTGACCCAGACCACCTACGGCATCAGTCGTGACGACAGCGCCAACTTCCTCGATGATTATATTCAGGCCGGTATTTTCGAGCAGGATCCCTTTGTCTCCATTGATCAGGACGGGGTGGGTGAGCTGGTTAAAATCGCGGCGGAGCGGGGACGCGCCACTCGCGCTGATCTGAAACTCGGTATATGCGGCGAACATGGCGGTGATCCGGCTTCGGTAGAATTCTGCCATCGCATCGGTCTTGACTATGTGTCCTGTTCGCCTTACCGGGTGCCGATCGCCCGTTTGGCGGCGGCTCAGGCCCAACTGAAGGAAAAACAAGCATGA
- a CDS encoding OsmC family protein, which produces MTDKTVTVKWAGKMTFIGVASSGNTVTMDAGPNGGGLGLGHSPMDLLLLGAGGCASIDVVMILEKGRSELTDCVCKVSGTRASEMPKVYTDIHMHFEISGKNLKEGAVERAVNLSMEKYCSASLTLAKAAKLTYDWEIIDG; this is translated from the coding sequence ATGACCGACAAGACAGTAACCGTCAAATGGGCGGGCAAGATGACCTTTATCGGGGTCGCCAGTAGCGGCAATACCGTGACCATGGATGCGGGGCCCAATGGCGGTGGCCTCGGTCTGGGACATAGCCCGATGGACCTGTTATTGCTGGGGGCCGGGGGCTGCGCCTCTATCGACGTGGTGATGATCCTTGAAAAGGGCCGCAGTGAACTCACCGATTGTGTCTGCAAGGTGTCTGGTACTCGGGCGTCGGAAATGCCGAAGGTCTATACAGACATTCACATGCATTTCGAGATCAGCGGCAAAAACCTGAAAGAAGGTGCGGTCGAGCGGGCAGTCAATCTGTCGATGGAGAAATATTGCTCGGCATCGCTGACCTTGGCGAAAGCGGCCAAGCTGACCTATGACTGGGAAATTATCGACGGATAA
- a CDS encoding Gfo/Idh/MocA family protein codes for MTAKRISWGIMGCGNMAQSFCRDLILSDHAVIAAACSRQMSSACALADQFDIAVVTDDFETMLSAPDIDIIYIATPHTEHHSQSLQALRAGKHVLCEKPMALNQRQAREVISLAREKRLFFMEALWTRFFPALKKVRTLINQGAIGAPRLLTADFGYAMAFDPTSRVFNPDLAGGALLDVGIYPLALSRFLFGAPLSLTGEAHIGPSGIDETNSLHLRHEKDVLSRLASAVTVETPQEAVIMGELGRITIAREWWRPDRFRLTQNDGAEEEFSFPLKGQGYLYEIEAVEKCLQTNITECPDMPHAESLGLLQNMDQLRQQWKLYYPGDS; via the coding sequence ATGACAGCCAAAAGGATATCATGGGGCATTATGGGCTGCGGCAATATGGCGCAGTCCTTTTGTCGTGACCTGATCCTCTCTGATCACGCCGTCATCGCTGCCGCCTGCTCCCGGCAAATGTCCTCCGCCTGCGCGCTCGCTGACCAGTTCGATATTGCTGTCGTCACCGACGATTTTGAGACGATGCTCTCTGCACCGGACATAGACATCATCTATATTGCCACGCCTCATACAGAACATCACAGTCAAAGCTTGCAAGCGCTTCGTGCTGGAAAACATGTGCTTTGCGAAAAGCCAATGGCGCTCAATCAACGACAGGCCCGGGAGGTAATCAGCCTTGCACGGGAAAAGCGGCTGTTTTTCATGGAAGCCCTGTGGACGCGGTTTTTCCCTGCCCTGAAGAAAGTCAGAACACTGATTAATCAAGGGGCCATCGGCGCACCGCGGCTGCTGACGGCCGACTTCGGTTATGCCATGGCCTTTGATCCCACGAGCCGGGTATTTAATCCCGATCTTGCCGGCGGCGCGCTTCTTGATGTCGGTATTTATCCCCTCGCCCTGAGCCGTTTTCTCTTTGGCGCCCCCCTCTCCCTGACGGGAGAAGCTCATATCGGTCCCAGCGGCATAGACGAGACCAACAGTCTGCACCTGCGCCATGAAAAGGACGTTCTCTCCCGGCTCGCCAGCGCCGTTACGGTGGAAACCCCGCAGGAAGCCGTCATCATGGGCGAACTCGGGCGCATCACGATAGCGCGGGAATGGTGGCGACCCGACAGGTTTCGCCTGACACAAAATGATGGCGCCGAAGAAGAATTTTCCTTTCCCTTAAAAGGTCAGGGCTATCTTTATGAAATTGAAGCAGTTGAAAAATGCCTTCAAACAAATATCACCGAATGTCCGGACATGCCCCATGCGGAAAGCCTCGGCCTGCTGCAAAACATGGATCAGTTGCGCCAACAGTGGAAGCTATACTATCCGGGGGATTCTTAG
- a CDS encoding 3-hydroxybutyrate dehydrogenase: MTFSTLENKSALITGSTSGIGLGMARVLAASGANITLNGLGDADEIEALRDSLAQEFDVQVRYDGANMLKQQEISKMVNEAEDALGTLDILINNAGIQYVSAIEDFPDDKWQAIIDINLVSNFHTIKAALPGMKKRNWGRIINLASAHGLVASPYKSAYVAAKHGVVGLTKTVALENAEQMITCNAICPGYVRTPLVEGQIDDQMAVHKLSREQVINDIMLVAQPSKRFVEVEELGQIALFLCSDAACSINGISLPVEGGWTAK; this comes from the coding sequence ATGACATTTAGCACCTTAGAGAATAAATCCGCCCTTATCACAGGCTCCACCAGCGGCATTGGACTGGGCATGGCCCGCGTACTTGCCGCCTCCGGCGCCAATATCACGCTCAATGGCCTGGGAGATGCAGATGAGATAGAGGCTTTGCGTGACAGTTTGGCGCAGGAATTTGATGTTCAGGTGCGATATGACGGGGCCAATATGCTAAAGCAGCAGGAAATCTCCAAAATGGTGAATGAGGCCGAAGACGCTCTGGGCACCCTTGATATCCTGATCAATAATGCCGGCATTCAATATGTGTCCGCCATAGAGGATTTCCCGGATGATAAATGGCAGGCGATCATTGATATCAATCTGGTATCCAACTTTCACACCATAAAAGCGGCCCTGCCCGGCATGAAAAAACGCAATTGGGGCCGAATCATCAACCTCGCCTCTGCCCATGGTCTGGTGGCGTCCCCCTATAAAAGCGCCTATGTCGCCGCCAAACACGGTGTGGTCGGCCTGACCAAGACCGTGGCTCTGGAAAACGCCGAACAGATGATTACCTGCAACGCCATTTGCCCCGGCTATGTGCGCACCCCGTTGGTCGAAGGACAGATTGATGACCAGATGGCGGTTCATAAATTGTCGCGCGAACAGGTAATCAATGATATTATGCTGGTGGCGCAGCCGAGTAAGAGATTCGTTGAGGTTGAGGAGTTGGGGCAAATCGCCCTGTTCCTCTGCTCTGACGCTGCCTGCTCCATCAATGGGATCAGCCTGCCTGTCGAAGGGGGCTGGACGGCCAAATAA
- a CDS encoding polyhydroxyalkanoate depolymerase, giving the protein MLYHMYEFQHSMFAPARFAIDATQQALSNPLNPLSYMPGAKQVAAACDVMELVTRRYGKPKFGLKDTLIDGEPVSIREEVILDKPFCNLKYFKRDFGPEVKNTDPKLLIVAPLSGHYATLLRGTVEAMLPDHKTYITDWKDARDVPLFQGQFDLDDYIDYLIEMIEFLGPDTHVLAVCQPSVPVMAAVSLMSAQDNPNVPRSMTLMGGPIDTRECPTEVNLLSGERSIGWFKKNATYQVPWPNKGFMRVVYPGFLQLSAFLNMNMEDHVDAHRRMFDHLVEGDEESVDKHRIFYEEYLAVMDLPADYYLQTVDIVFQQHLLPKGEWISRGRKIDPSVITKCSLMTVEGELDDISGIGQTKAAHKLCTSLPDNMKVHYEQKKVGHYGIFNGSKWRTKIAPRVKDFIRQNDSK; this is encoded by the coding sequence ATGCTGTATCACATGTACGAATTTCAGCACAGTATGTTCGCACCTGCGAGATTCGCGATTGATGCGACCCAGCAGGCGTTGAGTAATCCTTTAAACCCCTTGTCTTACATGCCCGGCGCCAAGCAGGTGGCCGCAGCCTGTGATGTGATGGAACTGGTGACCCGACGCTATGGCAAGCCGAAGTTTGGCTTGAAAGACACGCTGATTGACGGGGAACCGGTCAGCATTCGTGAAGAAGTGATCCTGGATAAGCCTTTTTGTAACCTGAAGTATTTCAAGCGGGACTTTGGGCCAGAGGTAAAAAACACCGATCCAAAACTCTTGATTGTTGCGCCGTTGTCAGGCCATTACGCCACATTGTTGCGCGGGACGGTAGAGGCCATGCTGCCGGATCATAAAACCTATATTACCGATTGGAAAGATGCCCGGGATGTCCCGTTGTTTCAGGGGCAATTCGATCTGGATGATTATATTGATTATCTGATTGAAATGATCGAGTTCCTCGGTCCTGATACCCATGTTCTGGCCGTGTGCCAGCCATCTGTTCCCGTGATGGCGGCTGTGTCCCTGATGTCGGCGCAGGATAATCCCAATGTGCCGCGGTCAATGACCCTGATGGGGGGGCCAATTGATACCCGGGAATGCCCGACAGAGGTTAACCTGCTGAGCGGGGAACGTTCTATCGGCTGGTTTAAGAAGAATGCGACCTATCAGGTCCCCTGGCCGAACAAAGGGTTTATGCGCGTGGTGTATCCTGGGTTTTTGCAGCTGTCGGCTTTCCTCAATATGAATATGGAAGATCATGTGGACGCTCATCGTCGCATGTTTGACCATCTGGTCGAGGGCGACGAGGAAAGCGTGGATAAACACCGTATATTTTATGAGGAATATCTGGCGGTGATGGACTTGCCGGCGGATTATTATTTGCAGACAGTGGATATTGTTTTCCAGCAGCATTTGCTGCCCAAGGGGGAATGGATTTCACGGGGTCGGAAGATCGACCCGTCGGTGATTACAAAATGTTCCCTGATGACGGTGGAAGGCGAACTGGATGATATTTCCGGGATCGGCCAGACAAAAGCCGCGCATAAACTTTGTACCAGTTTGCCCGATAACATGAAAGTGCACTACGAACAGAAAAAAGTCGGGCATTACGGCATTTTCAACGGCAGCAAATGGCGGACAAAAATTGCGCCCCGGGTGAAGGATTTTATTCGCCAGAATGATTCCAAATAA
- the cpsG gene encoding phosphomannomutase CpsG, whose translation MEKLTCFKAYDIRGQLGTELNEDISYRIGRAFGQFLKPEKIVVGGDMRLTSDSLKHALSEGLRDSGVNVIDIGMTGTEEIYFATSYLDVDGGVEVTASHNPMDYNGMKLVREHSKPISGDTGLRDIQRLAEEDNFPTVTVRGTYKKTSTLDAYVDHLMTYIDGRRMTPLKLVVNAGNGAAGHVIDALEKVFTAKSIPVEFIKVHHTPDGTFPNGIPNPLLVENRKDTQQAVLEHKADMGIAWDGDFDRCFLFDEQGEFIEGYYIVGLLAEAFLKKNEGASIIHDPRLTWNTIDLVEAAGGVPVLSKTGHAFIKERMRLEDAVYGGEMSAHHYFRDFAYCDSGMIPWLLVAEMLCVKKMPLSEMVAERIRKFPSSGEINRKLDDPKAAIQRVLKAFEAQALHIDHTDGISVEYPDWRFNLRSSNTEPVVRLNVESRANTALMEQKTQEILALLEGA comes from the coding sequence ATGGAAAAACTCACCTGTTTCAAGGCTTATGATATTCGTGGCCAGCTGGGAACGGAACTCAATGAAGACATCAGCTACCGTATTGGACGGGCGTTTGGTCAGTTTCTGAAGCCGGAAAAAATTGTGGTTGGGGGAGACATGCGTCTCACATCGGACTCCCTGAAACACGCGTTAAGCGAAGGTTTGCGGGATTCCGGAGTTAACGTCATCGACATTGGCATGACCGGAACCGAGGAAATATATTTCGCCACATCTTATCTTGATGTGGATGGAGGGGTCGAGGTAACGGCCAGCCACAATCCAATGGATTATAACGGGATGAAGCTTGTGCGCGAACATTCCAAGCCGATTAGTGGCGATACCGGTTTGCGCGATATTCAACGATTGGCGGAAGAAGATAACTTTCCCACCGTGACTGTCCGGGGCACTTACAAGAAAACGTCTACTCTTGATGCATATGTTGATCATTTGATGACCTATATTGATGGCCGTCGGATGACACCGCTGAAGCTGGTGGTCAATGCAGGAAATGGCGCGGCGGGCCACGTGATTGATGCTTTGGAAAAGGTTTTTACGGCAAAATCCATCCCGGTCGAGTTTATTAAAGTCCACCATACTCCGGATGGCACGTTCCCTAACGGAATTCCCAATCCGCTGTTGGTTGAAAACCGTAAGGATACGCAGCAGGCGGTTCTGGAGCATAAGGCGGATATGGGGATTGCCTGGGACGGGGATTTCGACCGCTGCTTTCTGTTTGATGAGCAGGGGGAGTTCATCGAGGGTTATTATATCGTCGGATTGCTGGCGGAAGCTTTTCTTAAAAAGAACGAAGGCGCCAGTATTATTCACGATCCGCGTTTGACGTGGAACACCATTGATCTGGTGGAGGCGGCTGGAGGGGTACCTGTTCTGTCCAAAACCGGGCATGCCTTTATCAAGGAACGTATGCGTCTTGAGGATGCGGTATATGGTGGCGAGATGAGCGCTCACCATTATTTCCGCGATTTCGCCTATTGCGACAGCGGCATGATCCCGTGGCTTCTGGTGGCGGAGATGCTGTGTGTGAAGAAAATGCCTTTGTCTGAAATGGTGGCCGAACGGATCAGGAAATTTCCTTCCTCCGGTGAGATTAACCGCAAACTCGATGACCCGAAGGCGGCGATCCAGAGAGTCCTGAAAGCTTTCGAAGCACAGGCGCTTCATATTGACCATACCGACGGCATCAGTGTGGAATATCCCGACTGGCGTTTTAATCTGCGCAGTTCAAATACGGAACCGGTGGTGCGCTTGAATGTGGAAAGCCGGGCCAATACGGCGTTGATGGAACAAAAAACTCAGGAAATACTGGCTCTTCTGGAAGGAGCCTGA